TTTCTCCTGAACTGCTCCAGTACGAAGGTTACGAAGCTTAGACCGTACAAATGCTGCTCCTTTACCAGGCTTTACGTGCTGGAAGTCCATTACACGCCAGATTCCGCCATCTACTTCTATTGTTAACCCTGTTTTAAAATCATTAACTGAAATCATATTTATTCCTCCGTTTTCTTGGGAAATGTCTCTGTTTACCGCTAGTAATTGTATAGACTTTTTACTGAAAAGTAAACGCCTAATTCGATTGAACTCACTAATTTTATAGGATAATCAGATCTTTTGTCGAGTGAGTGAGGGTTTCATTACCATTTTCAGTAATAACGGTATCATCCTCAATCCTTACCCCACCGATACCTGGCAGGTAAATACCCGGCTCAACGGTAACGACCATATTTGGTTCAAGCTTCGTTTCAGATCTTGAAGATAAGCCTGGTCCTTCATGAACCTCCATACCAAGTCCGTGCCCAAGTGAATGCCCAAAATATTCACCATAGCCTTTAGAAGCAATATAATCACGCGCAATTGCATCAGCTTCTTTTCCTGTAAGACCAGGTTTAATCTCTTCCATTGCTTTTAGCTGTGCATCAAGCGTAACCTGATAAATTTCTTTTAGCTTTTCATACGGCTCACCAACTGCAAGCGTTCTTGTCATATCTGATGCGTAGCCTTTATGAAGCGCACCATAGTCAAGCGTAACAAAATCACCTTTTTCAATTGTCTTGCTGCTTGCGACGCCGTGCGGAAGAGCTGAACGTGTACCGCTGGCAACAATAATATCGAATGATGAAGATACTGCTCCTGCATTTCTCATAAAGAATTCAAGCTCATTAGACACCTCAATTTCAGTTCGGCCAGGCTGAATAAAATCAAGAATATGCTTAAATGCAGCATCTGCAATGTCAGCTGCTTCTTTAATAATTTTGATTTCATCTGCAGATTTAATCAAGCGAAGTTTTTCAACAGTTCCGGATAAAGGAACCAATTCAGCATCAATGTGCTCTTCGTATTGCTTATATGTACTTAAAACAAGATGATCAGATTCAATTCCGAGCTTTTTAATACCTAATTTTTTACACTGGTCAGCAATTTCTTTTACAATTGGCTGTTTATGAGTTACTACCTGGTAGTCCGCGGCCTGTTTTTCAGCCTGCTCAGTATAACGGAAATCAGTAATAAATACAGCCTGGTCAGCAGAAATTAACACTGCACCTGCAGAACCTGTAAAATTAGTCATGTATCTGCGGTTGTAAGAGCTTGTAATAAGCATCCCATCAGCTGACCCCTGAATTTCATTTCTTAATTTTTCAATTTTACTCATCGTGATTCTCCTTTACATAATGAATTAGAGCGTGCAAAGCCATTTCATAGCCATAGGCACCAAAGCCTGCAATTTGTCCAATTGCTTCAGCTGCGATCATTGAATGATGGCGAAATGATTCCCGGGCATGAATATTAGATAAGTGCACTTCTGTCACAGGAATTGAAATTGCTGCCACAGCATCTCTTAGTGCAATACTTGTATGCGTATATGCAGCCGGATTGAAAATAACACCTTTATAGTGCTGGTCATCAGCCTGATGCAGTGCATCTATTAGCTCTCCTTCATGGTTAGACTGCTTAGCATCTATCATAAAACCATGCTGTTCGGCGACTGAGGACAGGTGAAGTTCAATTGATTCGAGTGTATCTGAGCCATAAATTTCAGGCTCCCTCTTACCCAGTCTGTTAAGATTTGGACCATTCAACAATAAGATTCTGTCCATGACAGTTCGCTCCTTTTGCCTATACTTCGTCACACAAACAAATTGTAACATAATCAACGCTCAATGTTCTGAATCTTTCTATAAGGTTCCTGATAGGATATTGAATAACCCGTAAATAAACCATAAAGAATAAAAAGGGAATGAAGCGAGACAATCGATCTCACTTTAAGATCTGCAGGGTTTACTCGCCATTCATTGAGCCAGGCAAATAAAAAAATCACCCATAAAATGATTAGACTGAAAAAAACCCCTGCATATAACGTATCGTGTTTCTTAAATAACATATAATAAATAAGTGCCCATAAAATGGACGCACCGAGCAGTAGCATAAAAAAAATCAATTCAATGCTCCATCCTCTTTTAAAAGATTCAGCAAGAAAAGGAATATCCGGTTTTAGCATATCACTTTCAATAAAATGGAAGAACACATATACTCTATAAAAACTGTAAAACACGACTGCACCGGCGATTGATGTATAAACAGCAAGTGGTAATCTTTTAATAGTAGGGAAATTCAAAGAAACCTCTCCTTTTTATCAACCATTATGCCACTGAATTAAATACGTTATTCCATGCGCCGGACAGTAGAAGAATGACAGATTTTTTAGTAAACTATAATTACCTTATTAATTGTCGGTCTCAGCTGACAGTTTGAATATTGGAATGTAAGGAATAGGCTGGTGTAAAAATGAAAAATCAAAAACCCGCATATGGCGGTCAGGCAGTGATGGAAGGTGTGATGTTTGGTGGTAAACGTCATACTGTCACTGCAATCAGAAGGAAAGATCAATCAATTGAATATTTTGACCTTCCGAGAAAGCAAAACCCCACTTTTCAAAAACTGAAGAAGGTGCCATTCCTACGGGGAATTATTGCGCTGATTGAAGCCAGCGCAAATGGAACTCAGCACCTGAACTTCTCGAGTGAACGCTATGATGTTCTCCCTGAAGAAGATGAAAAGGTTCAGCAGGAGCAGAAATCATCAAAGCTTGAGATGGTCTTTGGCATTGCAGCAATTGGGGTATTGTCATTTTTATTTGGAAAGTTTGTCTTTACATTAATTCCCGTATTTCTGGCAGAGCTTTTCAGATTCGCTGTCCCTGGAGATGTTGGACAGGTTCTGCTTGAAAGTGTATTTAAAGTAATCCTGCTGTTAGCTTATATTTATTTCATTTCGCTGACACCATTGATCAAACGGGTCTTTCAATATCACGGTGCAGAACATAAAGTGATTAACGCTTATGAAAACAATCTCCCACTGACAGTTGAAAA
This region of Jeotgalibacillus malaysiensis genomic DNA includes:
- a CDS encoding peptidase M24 translates to MSKIEKLRNEIQGSADGMLITSSYNRRYMTNFTGSAGAVLISADQAVFITDFRYTEQAEKQAADYQVVTHKQPIVKEIADQCKKLGIKKLGIESDHLVLSTYKQYEEHIDAELVPLSGTVEKLRLIKSADEIKIIKEAADIADAAFKHILDFIQPGRTEIEVSNELEFFMRNAGAVSSSFDIIVASGTRSALPHGVASSKTIEKGDFVTLDYGALHKGYASDMTRTLAVGEPYEKLKEIYQVTLDAQLKAMEEIKPGLTGKEADAIARDYIASKGYGEYFGHSLGHGLGMEVHEGPGLSSRSETKLEPNMVVTVEPGIYLPGIGGVRIEDDTVITENGNETLTHSTKDLIIL
- a CDS encoding 3-dehydroquinate dehydratase, type II; the protein is MDRILLLNGPNLNRLGKREPEIYGSDTLESIELHLSSVAEQHGFMIDAKQSNHEGELIDALHQADDQHYKGVIFNPAAYTHTSIALRDAVAAISIPVTEVHLSNIHARESFRHHSMIAAEAIGQIAGFGAYGYEMALHALIHYVKENHDE